In a single window of the Bacillus clarus genome:
- a CDS encoding ABC transporter permease codes for MKTYVIRRFLQMIPTLFGTSIIIFFLFALLPGDYIDSNPKLTPERAQELRELYGLNKPIIERYFHWLVNALHGDFGFSLQYQEPVTSLLNKFIWNTFIVAVAALFFTWIIALIIGVASATKQHSWFDRLVTIGVFAAMSFPSFFIGLFLIKLLAVDLNVLPIGGMIDIGSNSKGITYILEVLRHMILPVFILTLLGVGSLTRYFRTGMLDVIRQDYIRTARAKGLKERTVIYKHALKNAILPAITLLAFELPGLFSGAIIIEQIFNWPGIGSIQLEALNFRDYTVLMAFTMFLSCLTIMANFLADIVYAFVDPRIRLK; via the coding sequence GTGAAAACATATGTCATTCGTAGGTTTCTACAAATGATTCCTACATTGTTTGGTACGTCCATTATTATCTTTTTCTTATTTGCACTCTTGCCGGGTGATTATATTGATTCGAATCCAAAGTTAACACCAGAGAGGGCTCAAGAATTAAGAGAACTGTACGGTTTAAATAAACCAATTATTGAAAGATATTTTCATTGGTTAGTTAACGCATTGCACGGTGATTTTGGCTTCTCGTTACAATATCAGGAACCAGTAACATCATTACTCAATAAGTTCATTTGGAATACATTTATTGTTGCTGTTGCAGCCTTATTTTTCACTTGGATTATTGCTCTTATTATTGGTGTTGCTTCAGCAACAAAACAACATTCATGGTTTGATAGACTTGTAACAATTGGTGTTTTTGCTGCAATGTCATTTCCGTCATTCTTTATAGGATTATTCTTAATTAAATTATTAGCAGTGGATTTAAATGTATTACCAATTGGTGGCATGATTGATATTGGAAGTAATTCGAAAGGTATCACATACATATTGGAAGTATTACGCCATATGATCCTACCTGTATTTATTTTAACGCTTCTCGGTGTAGGATCATTAACACGATATTTTAGAACGGGTATGTTGGATGTTATAAGACAAGACTATATTCGTACTGCACGTGCAAAAGGGTTAAAAGAAAGAACGGTTATTTATAAGCATGCATTGAAAAATGCGATTTTACCAGCAATTACTTTACTTGCGTTTGAATTACCAGGCTTATTTTCTGGCGCAATTATTATTGAACAAATCTTTAACTGGCCGGGGATTGGAAGTATTCAATTAGAAGCATTGAATTTTCGTGATTATACAGTATTAATGGCATTTACGATGTTTCTTTCTTGTTTAACAATCATGGCAAACTTTTTGGCGGATATTGTGTATGCGTTTGTTGATCCACGAATTCGATTGAAGTAA
- a CDS encoding ABC transporter ATP-binding protein, translating into MSKAVVELKDLQTHFQTGEGTVKAVNHVSFSVREGETVCVVGESGCGKSVTALSIMGLIAESGSVVGGDILYEGKSLLGMKEKELRSLRGNDIAMIFQEPMTSLNPVFTVGEQIVETLREHELLSKNEAYKKAIELIRKVGIARADEIVHSYPHELSGGMLQRIMIAAALSCNPKLLIADEPTTALDVTIQAQILDLLRQVKEEFKTSILLITHDLGVVAEMADYVVVMYGGKVIEEAPVLELFQNPKHPYTKGLLKSKPVMGKRTDKLYSIPGQVPNLVGLDEFCYFSGRCEHCMEICKNEAPTLNVHEENHKVACWLYEERAGQ; encoded by the coding sequence ATGAGTAAAGCAGTAGTAGAGCTAAAGGATTTACAAACACACTTTCAGACAGGAGAAGGTACAGTAAAGGCGGTCAACCACGTCAGCTTTTCAGTTCGAGAAGGTGAAACAGTTTGTGTAGTAGGTGAATCGGGTTGCGGAAAAAGTGTAACGGCTTTATCTATTATGGGACTTATTGCTGAATCTGGCAGCGTCGTTGGCGGCGATATTCTTTATGAAGGAAAGAGTCTTTTAGGGATGAAAGAGAAAGAGCTTCGTAGTTTAAGAGGAAATGATATTGCGATGATTTTCCAAGAACCGATGACGTCTCTTAATCCAGTTTTCACTGTTGGGGAGCAAATTGTTGAGACGTTAAGGGAGCATGAGTTACTTAGTAAAAATGAAGCATACAAAAAGGCGATTGAATTAATTCGCAAAGTAGGTATAGCTCGAGCTGATGAAATCGTTCATTCTTATCCACATGAACTGAGCGGCGGAATGTTACAACGAATTATGATTGCGGCTGCGCTTAGTTGTAATCCAAAGTTATTGATTGCAGACGAACCGACAACAGCTCTTGATGTTACTATTCAAGCGCAAATATTAGACTTACTAAGACAAGTAAAAGAGGAATTTAAAACATCTATTTTATTAATTACACATGATTTAGGTGTTGTAGCAGAAATGGCAGATTATGTTGTAGTTATGTATGGCGGTAAGGTAATTGAAGAGGCACCGGTGTTAGAGCTATTTCAAAATCCTAAACATCCATATACGAAAGGTTTGTTAAAATCGAAACCGGTAATGGGAAAACGAACAGATAAACTTTATTCTATCCCAGGGCAAGTTCCGAATTTAGTTGGCTTAGATGAGTTTTGTTACTTTAGTGGTCGCTGTGAGCATTGTATGGAAATATGCAAAAATGAAGCGCCGACTCTTAATGTACATGAAGAGAACCATAAAGTAGCTTGCTGGTTATATGAGGAGCGTGCTGGACAATGA
- a CDS encoding ABC transporter ATP-binding protein: MSEPLLEVKNLKTYFPIKGGVFSRTIGHVKAVDGVSFTIDKGEVFGLVGESGSGKTTIGKTILRLVQKTEGEVKFKGQDVHSLSKEELRKHRPNMQLVFQDPFSSLNPRMRIGEALGEPMLAHGLATKENVREKVLEVLELCGLAPYHIDRYPHEFSGGQRQRIVIARAMVLDPEFIVADEPVAALDVSIQAQIINLFSELQEKKGLSYLFISHDLSVVEHLCTKIGIMYLGTIVETASRDELFANPLHPYTKALLSAVPIPDPTVKLERIILEGDIPSPVNPPSGCRFHTRCPFATEVCKKTVPEFRDVGEGHLVACHHV; encoded by the coding sequence ATGAGTGAACCATTATTAGAAGTGAAAAATTTAAAGACATATTTTCCGATTAAGGGTGGCGTATTTAGTAGAACGATTGGGCATGTAAAAGCTGTGGATGGAGTAAGCTTTACGATTGATAAAGGAGAAGTGTTTGGCCTTGTAGGGGAATCTGGAAGTGGGAAAACGACGATAGGGAAAACAATCCTCCGTCTCGTTCAAAAAACAGAAGGTGAAGTGAAGTTTAAAGGTCAAGATGTTCATTCTTTGTCAAAAGAGGAATTACGAAAGCATCGACCTAATATGCAGCTTGTATTCCAAGATCCATTTAGTTCATTAAATCCGCGAATGAGAATTGGAGAAGCACTTGGTGAACCGATGTTGGCTCACGGACTAGCAACGAAAGAAAATGTCCGTGAAAAAGTATTAGAAGTATTGGAGTTATGTGGTTTAGCACCTTATCATATCGACAGGTATCCTCACGAATTCTCTGGGGGACAAAGGCAACGTATCGTTATTGCAAGAGCAATGGTATTAGACCCAGAATTTATTGTGGCTGATGAACCTGTTGCGGCGTTAGATGTGTCTATTCAAGCACAAATTATTAATTTATTTAGTGAATTACAGGAGAAAAAGGGATTATCGTATTTATTCATTTCACATGATTTAAGTGTTGTAGAACATTTATGTACGAAAATTGGGATTATGTATTTAGGAACAATTGTAGAGACAGCTTCTCGTGATGAACTATTTGCAAACCCGCTGCATCCGTATACGAAAGCATTGTTATCTGCGGTACCAATACCAGATCCAACTGTTAAGCTAGAGCGGATTATTCTAGAGGGGGATATTCCAAGCCCAGTAAATCCACCGTCCGGTTGCAGATTCCATACACGTTGCCCATTTGCAACGGAAGTTTGTAAGAAAACAGTACCAGAATTTCGTGATGTTGGTGAGGGACATCTTGTTGCTTGTCATCATGTGTAA
- the opp4C gene encoding oligopeptide ABC transporter permease: protein MQTITTTIKKKQKKRNESSPWRQAYKKIKKNKMALFGLYVLIFMFLFSFIGPFFSPYASGTVQVTQINKPPNFSHWLGTDQLGRDILTRLMQAGRISLTIGLASMLLSVILGALLGAIAGFYRGIVDHLIMRIADVLMSIPGLPLLIIMGAILSEWKLPSEYRLYVVMVILSLVGWPGLARLVRGQILTLREQAFMQAADVLGLKDSRKILHHLIPNVFPLLIVVATLGVAGSILSESALSYLGLGVVPPTPSWGNMISAANSLIDFQKRPWLWIPPGFAIFITVVSINLLGDALRDALDPKMKR, encoded by the coding sequence ATGCAGACTATTACAACAACAATAAAGAAAAAGCAGAAAAAAAGAAATGAATCATCGCCATGGCGTCAAGCCTATAAAAAAATAAAGAAAAATAAGATGGCACTGTTTGGATTATACGTTTTAATATTTATGTTTTTATTTAGTTTCATTGGTCCATTCTTTTCACCGTATGCTTCGGGGACAGTGCAAGTAACGCAAATCAATAAACCACCTAACTTTTCGCATTGGCTCGGAACAGATCAATTAGGACGGGATATTTTAACTAGGCTTATGCAAGCGGGGCGGATTTCATTAACGATCGGTTTAGCATCGATGTTGCTATCCGTTATACTTGGGGCTTTATTAGGGGCCATTGCTGGTTTTTATCGCGGAATCGTAGATCATCTCATTATGCGTATTGCAGATGTATTAATGTCAATTCCAGGGTTACCATTACTTATTATAATGGGTGCAATTTTATCTGAATGGAAATTGCCATCTGAGTATCGTTTATATGTCGTGATGGTTATTTTGAGTTTAGTAGGATGGCCAGGACTTGCTCGTCTCGTTCGTGGACAAATCTTAACACTTCGTGAGCAAGCATTTATGCAGGCAGCAGATGTATTAGGGTTAAAGGATTCTCGTAAAATTCTCCATCATTTAATTCCTAACGTTTTTCCATTATTAATTGTTGTAGCAACGTTAGGGGTAGCGGGATCTATTTTAAGTGAGTCTGCATTAAGTTATCTAGGCCTTGGTGTCGTTCCACCTACACCATCGTGGGGAAATATGATTAGCGCGGCAAATTCATTAATCGATTTCCAAAAGCGTCCGTGGTTATGGATACCACCTGGTTTTGCAATTTTTATAACAGTAGTATCAATTAATTTACTTGGTGATGCACTTCGTGATGCATTAGATCCAAAGATGAAGCGGTAG
- a CDS encoding Cof-type HAD-IIB family hydrolase → MKLIALDMDGTLLSSNLEISKENLQAIHTAQEAGHVVMICSGRAKEDALKLLEEYQLSLPVGASNGAIVYVDGKVINSRCLQNDKVYKLAKLLESEGFPYKLYTNKGVYSPYTWQEQVMHTFEENKHALDVTLEELERITEKQKKSNLITDFQKIEDVVNNPELEVSKFFILTFNAGHRSELLQTLQEDKDIMVTASAPTNLEIMDKHGHKGNGLQEMAAYFNITIEDTIAIGDNFNDVPMLEVAGLSVAMGNAEEDVKKLCDVVTLTNNAHGVAHAIEQYVLKQTSSSK, encoded by the coding sequence TTGAAATTAATCGCACTAGATATGGACGGTACACTACTATCGTCTAATCTTGAGATCTCCAAAGAAAACTTACAAGCAATTCACACTGCACAAGAAGCAGGACATGTTGTAATGATTTGTTCTGGTCGTGCAAAAGAGGATGCTCTAAAGCTATTGGAAGAATATCAATTATCACTTCCAGTTGGAGCAAGCAACGGGGCTATTGTTTATGTTGATGGAAAGGTAATTAACTCGCGTTGTTTACAAAATGATAAAGTGTACAAGCTTGCGAAATTACTAGAATCTGAAGGTTTTCCGTATAAGTTGTACACAAATAAAGGCGTTTATTCTCCTTATACATGGCAAGAACAAGTCATGCATACATTCGAAGAAAACAAGCATGCACTAGATGTTACATTAGAAGAACTTGAACGAATCACAGAAAAACAAAAGAAATCAAACTTAATCACTGATTTCCAAAAGATCGAGGATGTCGTAAATAATCCCGAATTAGAGGTATCTAAATTCTTCATTTTGACATTTAACGCTGGTCATCGTTCTGAACTATTACAAACTTTACAAGAAGATAAAGACATTATGGTTACAGCATCAGCTCCGACCAATTTAGAAATTATGGATAAGCACGGTCATAAAGGGAACGGTCTGCAAGAAATGGCAGCTTATTTCAATATTACAATTGAAGATACAATCGCAATTGGTGACAACTTTAACGATGTGCCAATGTTGGAGGTTGCTGGTTTATCTGTTGCGATGGGGAATGCTGAAGAAGATGTAAAGAAGTTATGTGATGTTGTTACATTAACAAATAATGCACACGGCGTTGCTCATGCAATTGAACAATATGTATTAAAACAAACTTCATCAAGTAAATAA